The Ignisphaera sp. genome has a window encoding:
- a CDS encoding N-acetyltransferase, with product MSSNMHIRIRPAGEKDIDYVIAINIECLPEHYPLSFWLEHLNKYGDVFYVAEVNDNIVGYVLTRIEEGESFFYPNKKVKKGHIVSIAVRESYRRRGIATYLLSAVLGTLGYAYDASEAYLEVRVSNTPAIKLYEKFGFVIIKRLEEYYLDGEDAYLMAKKLK from the coding sequence ATGAGTAGCAATATGCATATCAGGATAAGGCCTGCAGGTGAAAAGGATATAGACTATGTTATTGCTATAAACATAGAGTGTTTACCTGAGCACTATCCTCTCTCGTTTTGGTTAGAGCATCTGAATAAGTATGGCGATGTTTTCTATGTTGCTGAAGTCAATGATAATATTGTTGGCTATGTGCTAACTCGTATTGAGGAAGGAGAATCATTTTTTTATCCAAATAAAAAGGTTAAGAAAGGCCACATTGTAAGCATTGCTGTTAGAGAAAGTTATAGAAGAAGGGGTATAGCAACATATCTTTTATCAGCTGTTCTAGGAACCCTGGGCTACGCATATGATGCGTCAGAGGCATATCTAGAGGTTAGAGTCAGTAACACGCCTGCAATAAAGCTCTATGAAAAATTCGGATTTGTGATAATAAAAAGACTCGAGGAATATTATCTCGACGGCGAAGACGCATATCTGATGGCCAAAAAACTAAAGTAG